One region of Pagrus major chromosome 7, Pma_NU_1.0 genomic DNA includes:
- the rnd1b gene encoding rho family GTPase 1b, which yields MKERRNTQPLVVRCKLVLVGDVQCGKTAMLQVLAKDCYPETYVPTVFENYTACLELEEQRVELSLWDTSGSPYYDNVRPLCYSDSDAVLLCFDISRPDTVDSSLKKWKTEILDFCPSTRILLIGCKTDLRTDVCTLMELSNQKQTPMTYEQGSAMAKQLGAEAYLECSAFTSEKSIHSVFRTAAMACINKLQPLPKTSPTRRLSKRLLHLPSKSDLLSSTFKKEKAKSCSVM from the exons atgaaggaaaggagaaacACACAGCCGCTGGTGGTGAGATGTAAACTGGTTCTTGTGGGAGACGTTCAATGCGGAAAAACGGCGATGTTGCAAGTCCTGGCGAAGGACTGTTATCCAGAG ACCTACGTGCCCACGGTGTTTGAAAACTACACAGCCTgtctggagctggaggagcagcgAGTGGAGCTCAGTCTGTGGGACACTTCAG GTTCTCCATACTACGATAATGTGAGGCCCCTGTGCTACAGTGACTCAGACGCagttttgctgtgttttgacaTCAGCCGTCCGGACACTGTGGACAGCAGTCTGAAGAAG TGGAAAACCGAAATCCTGGACTTCTGTCCGAGCACACGTATCCTGCTCATCGGCTGTAAGACTGACCTGCGCACAGATGTATGCACGCTGATGGAGCTGTCCAATCAGAAACAGACTCCCATGACCTATGAGCAG GGTTCTGCCATGGCCAAGCAGCTGGGTGCTGAGGCGTACCTGGAGTGCTCGGCGTTCACCTCGGAGAAAAGCATCCACAGCGTCTTCCGCACCGCAGCGATGGCCTGCATCAACAAGCTGCAGCCTCTCCCGAAGACCAGCCCCACCCGCCGCCTCTCCAAAAGACTGCTCCACCTGCCCAGCAAGTCAGATTTGCTCTCCTCCACCTTCAAGAAGGAGAAGGCCAAGAGCTGCTCGGTCATGTGA